The following are encoded together in the Malaya genurostris strain Urasoe2022 chromosome 3, Malgen_1.1, whole genome shotgun sequence genome:
- the LOC131439432 gene encoding phenoloxidase-activating factor 2-like, with translation MLLRLSTVTTLMVVLVTWTRAQDDLDALFESVFNTEGSKDAPGAVTQASAPAPAPAPAPAPVPPAPTPAPVYTCTGECVPYYLCNENEIITDGTGIIDIRVGEDTTVENECPNYLDTCCDKKEVLDIPPPTATQPPPPNNRYTCGARNADGLGFRITGNKNGESEYGEFPWMLAVLREDKVMDSTLNVYECGGSLIAPNVVLTAAHCVVNKQKETLLVRAGEWDTQTKNELYPHQDRRVREIIVHEKLHKGSLANDIALLILEQPFDLAENIQPVCLPPKNTKFDGSSCFASGWGKNVFGKEGKYQVILKKVQVPVVSHEKCQGDLRKTRLGNRFRLDPSFLCAGGKMGEDTCRGDGGSPLVCPIPGIPTNYYQAGIVAWGIGCGELGVPGVYVNVALFRDWIDQQLTQRHVEAKHYTYV, from the exons atgttaCTGCGGCTTTCAACCGTCACCACATTGATGGTAGTTTTGGTCACCTGGACTCGAGCACAGGATGATCTGGATGCTTTATTTGAGTCGGTAtttaacacagagggcagtaaAGATGCTCCTGGTGCAGTTACTCAAGCTTCAGCTCCGGCCCCAGCTCCAGCGCCAGCACCAGCTCCAGTTCCTCCTGCTCCAACACCGGCACCGGTTTAC ACATGTACTGGTGAGTGCGTTCCTTATTATCTATGCAACGAAAATGAAATTATCACCGACGGTACCGGTATTATCGACATCCGGGTCGGTGAGGACACCACGGTGGAGAATGAATGCCCCAACTACCTGGACACTTGCtgtgacaaaaaggaagttctGGACATTCCACCTCCGACCGCCACGCAGCCTCCGCCACCGAATAACCGTTACACATGCGGGGCTCGCAATGCCGATGGACTTGGGTTCAGAATAACTGGCAACAAGAACGGTGAATCGGAATATGGTGAATTCCCGTGGATGTTGGCTGTATTGCGTGAGGACAAGGTTATGGATTCTACTTTGAATGTGTATGAATGCGGAGGTTCGCTGATCGCCCCGAACGTTGTTTTGACGGCGGCTCACTGCGTAGTAAACAAACAGAAGGAAACACTTCTCGTGCGAGCTGGTGAGTGGGACACTCAGACCAAGAATGAACTATATCCTCACCAGGATCGTAGAGTTCGAGAGATTATTGTTCATGAGAAACTCCACAAGGGCTCATTGGCAAACGATATTGCTTTGCTGATTTTGGAGCAACCCTTCGATCTGGCAGAAAACATTCAACCCGTTTGTCTTCCTCCAAAGAACACTAAATTTGACGGCAGCAGCTGTTTCGCTTCAGGCTGGGGAAAGAACGTATTCGGTAAGGAAGGCAAATATCAGGTTATCTTGAAAAAGGTCCAGGTACCGGTTGTTTCTCACGAGAAGTGTCAAGGAGATTTGCGCAAGACGCGACTAGGAAATCGTTTCCGATTGGACCCCAGCTTCTTGTGCGCAGGTGGCAAAATGGGCGAAGACACATGTCGGGGTGACGGAGGTTCTCCCTTGGTATGCCCAATTCCTGGCATACCGACGAACTACTACCAAGCTGGCATCGTTGCTTGGGGTATTGGCTGTGGCGAGTTAGGAGTCCCTGGAGTTTACGTTAACGTAGCCCTATTTAGAGATTGGATCGACCAACAGCTGACGCAACGTCATGTTGAAGCGAAGCATTATACTTATGTCTAA
- the LOC131436140 gene encoding phenoloxidase-activating factor 2-like yields the protein MRQALVSFCVIALIVTTISAEDGDLDDLINSLFTKAPQDVGSSVSSTPPPAPPVGSMSSCQSGQRCIQKYLCTNASTTGEGQIDIRFDDDNPCVDYLLQCCYEEDIIQEPPSPPTTKIPIDPVLIHPGCGKRNADGIGFRITGQKDSEAEYGEFPWMVAVLRQENALDQVVNVYLCGGSLIHPKVVLTAAHCLHNRTPAQLKVRAGEWDTQTRNEIYPHQDRSVVEAISHPDYYKGGLYNDIALLFLDSPFNLDEGIQTVCLPPQGTKFDQQRCLASGWGKDVFGKSGTYQVILKKIELPIVTPSQCQTALRTTRLGPKFTLHKSFICAGGEKGRDTCKGDGGSPLVCPIQGSHMHYYQAGIVAWGIGCGENAIPGVYADVSNFRNWIDQQIQQRQLDPSSYSL from the exons ATGAGGCAAGCATTGGTGTCGTTCTGTGTGATCGCCCTCATCGTGACAACGATTTCTGCTGAAGACGGTGATCTAGACGATCTCATCAATAGTTTATTCACCAAAGCACCACAGGATGTTGGCTCTAGTGTGAGCAGCACACCACCACCTGCCCCACCCGTAGGATCAATG TCATCATGCCAAAGTGGTCAACGTTGTATTCAGAAATACTTATGCACGAATGCTAGTACAACTGGGGAAGGACAAATTGACATCCGCTTCGACGATGACAACCCCTGTGTAGATTATCTTTTACAATGTTGCTATGAAGAAGATATT ATTCAGGAGCCACCATCACCCCCAACAACTAAGATCCCGATTGATCCTGTTTTGATTCACCCAGGTTGTGGGAAGCGTAATGCCGATGGAATCGGTTTCCGTATCACCGGACAGAAGGATAGTGAAGCTGAGTATGGTGAGTTCCCATGGATGGTAGCTGTGTTACGCCAAGAAAATGCTCTAGACCAGGTAGTGAACGTTTACCTGTGCGGAGGATCTTTGATTCACCCAAAAGTTGTCCTCACGGCTGCTCACTGTTTGCACAACAGAACACCCGCTCAACTGAAAGTCCGTGCGGGAGAATGGGATACACAAACACGAAACGAGATCTACCCGCATCAG GATCGTTCTGTGGTTGAAGCGATTTCGCACCCCGATTATTACAAAGGAGGACTGTACAACGACATCGCTCTTCTATTCCTCGATTCACCATTCAATTTGGATGAAGGTATTCAAACAGTTTGCCTTCCACCACAAGGAACGAAGTTCGACCAACAAAGATGTTTAGCTTCCGGTTGGGGGAAGGATGTGTTTGGTAAATCGGGAACATATCaagtgattttgaaaaaaatagaactGCCCATTGTGACGCCATCACAGTGTCAGACGGCACTGAGAACTACGCGATTGGGACCGAAATTTACACTccataaaagttttatttgtgcTGGTGGAGAGAAAGGCCGCGATACCTGCAAGGGAGATGGTGGATCACCGTTGGTTTGTCCTATACAAGGTTCTCACATGCACTACTACCAAGCAGGAATTGTAGCGTGGGGTATTGGATGTGGGGAAAATGCAATTCCAGGAGTGTACGCTGATGTCTCTAACTTCCGGAATTGGATTGACCAACAGATACAACAACGCCAACTGGACCCTAGCAGCTATTCGCTATAA
- the LOC131436139 gene encoding phenoloxidase-activating factor 2-like translates to MCPFEIRYAVNSSRPAMDWKVAVLVSFIWCWIGLATAQEDGGVFQFNRRRSTTPDPILSFFNQCNQGKGTCVSECKDSLRVDTEDCISMWHVCCNKEENDIVYFPTRKPPATTAADSSTRKTPPAKQTTPVTTTSPETSLAENWIPPDCGIRQSNTEVNSQPIEDTKRGEFPWNVGIFTMSTNSFGIEQSVFHCGGSLIDDFVVLTAASCVRKKKNSSLLVFAGVWDVTDELENRQIRKVSEIIIHPSFLPTSRIYDVALLVLEDKVDFTSTANRICLPDANVVFNDRYCLATGWGVTPMEKSSDQLSSIMKMVELQLVEHNDCEFRIRKALPYKTTFKLNEIFQCAGDEAGINLCTGDEGSPLFCTIPGRPRQFYQVGIYSWSRSQCGEKAVPDVFTKISQIRTWIDGHMEAKQRNINVYVPQPDDSGEDSSLSAD, encoded by the exons ATGTGTCCGTTTGAAATCCGCTACGCGGTAAACAGTTCCCGACCGGCGATGGATTGGAAGGTAGCAGTTTTAGTGTCTTTCATATGGTGTTGGATTGGGCTTGCGACTGCTCAAGAAGACGGTGGCGTGTTTCAGTTCAACCGACGAAGGTCAACCACGCCCGACCCAATCCTTAGCTTTTTCAATCAGTGTAACCAAGGAAAAGGAACATGTGTGTCTGAATGCAAGGACAG TCTTCGTGTTGATACTGAGGACTGCATTAGTATGTGGCATGTTTGCTGCAACAAGGAAGAGAATGATATTGTTTATTTCCCAACGAGGAAACCACCCGCAACTACCGCAGCAGATTCTAGCACGAGAAAAACACCGCCAGCAAAACAAACAACACCCGTAACGACTACGTCCCCGGAAACCTCGTTGGCCGAGAATTGGATTCCGCCAGATTGCGGAATTCGACAATCAAACACTGAAGTCAATAGCCAGCCCATCGAAGATACCAAACGTGGCGAATTTCCTTGGAATGTTGGAATATTTACAATGAGCACCAACTCATTCGGGATTGAACAAAGCGTGTTCCATTGTGGCGGATCGCTAATCGATGATTTTGTTGTTTTGACTGCTGCTAGTTGTGTTCGGAAGAAGAAAAACTCGTCACTGTTGGTGTTTGCCGGAGTTTGGGATGTAACTGATGAACTGGAAAATCGACAG ATAcgcaaagtgagtgagatcatcATTCACCCAAGCTTTTTACCAACATCCAGAATTTATGATGTCGCGCTCTTGGTCCTTGAAGACAAAGTGGATTTTACTTCGACTGCCAACCGTATTTGCTTGCCAGATGCCAATGTGGTTTTCAACGACAGGTACTGTTTAGCCACCGGTTGGGGTGTTACGCCGATGGAAAAATCCTCCGATCAGTTAAGTTCAATTATGAAAATGGTTGAGCTACAGTTGGTCGAACACAACGACTGTGAGTTCAGAATACGAAAAGCCCTCCCGTATAAAACTACCTTCAAACTAAACGAGATATTCCAATGTGCTGGAGATGAAGCTGGTATAAATCTTTGTACAGGAGACGAAGGCTCGCCGTTGTTTTGTACCATCCCCGGAAGGCCACGACAATTCTATCAAGTTGGCATATACTCCTGGAGCAGAAGTCAGTGTGGGGAAAAGGCGGTTCCAGATGTATTTACAAAAATAAGCCAAATCCGAACATGGATCGACGGCCACATGGAGGCCAAACAACGAAATATAAACGTTTATGTACCACAACCAGATGATTCAGGCGAAGATAGTAGTTTAAGTGCTGATTAA
- the LOC131437849 gene encoding serine proteinase stubble-like has product MEFLSRFVLIFLTGYFCCWLPNGVLMANLTMFPPEALDVACSLPSNEQGVCVYAYLCPDGVVNTDGEGLVDLRMGDICEDYFLRCCSKESVCAENNGQCVAKEKCGVDLNEPRYKLFKNSQECDWSGYKCCPKKYVGKKKIPSTSTSGELETCSVNGVCVPDDQCLVNPDGISVIEARNADCSNGVHTCCPADKVKSSSESDACSTVGGKCVPQSQCSTLLTINVRTSQCENPAYVCCTEEGINSTSAASSGKPCFNGNGKCTARNTCRSTTYRDRKGECNGLVCCATITTPGQQPTKPSRTTTESTFSITDSIEPATDRITCNDIGGLCLPAQECVMSASEIYEECETEYRVCCVRQGSTTEKTALDPNKPKPMNHDYIPRGCGYRNENGVGFNTIGGTEGEAQYGEFPWMVAVMTGTGPSLKFVCGGALIDPEVILTTADCVKSFRRKPETLVVRAGEWDMGSLKEPIPYEERIVRLVRVHPAFKSTSLVNNVALLFLNDKFDLGDTIEPVCLPPKDFVISNGYVVATGWGTTPTNRDKYQQILKSLELPYNQRSDCERVLRKMTRNSRFTLDESFLCAGGDSEIDTCRGDAGSPIVFAIPDDLQYRVYAVGMVSWGVGCGRPGVPAAYTNVAKFRDWIDEQMTQEDLTVYYYMYYKETNEGNDGELGL; this is encoded by the exons ATGGAATTCTTGTCTCGGtttgtattgatatttttgaCGGGATATTTTTGCTGCTGGCTTCCCAATGGTGTCCTAATGGCAAATTTGACTATGTTTCCTCCCGAAGCTTTGGATGTG GCCTGTTCATTGCCATCTAACGAGCAAGGGGTCTGTGTATACGCGTATTTGTGTCCTGATGGCGTGGTAAATACAGACGGTGAAGGACTGGTTGATTTACGTATGGGTGATATCTGTGAGGATTATTTCCTGCGATGCTGTTCCAAGGAATCG GTTTGTGCGGAAAACAATGGCCAGTGCGTTGCTAAGGAAAAGTGCGGAGTTGATCTCAATGAACCAAGATACAAATTGTTTAAGAATAGTCAAGAATGTGACTGGAGTGGATACAAATGCTGCCCGAAGAAGTATGTTGGTAAG aaaaaaataccaTCCACTTCAACATCTGGTGAGCTTGAAACGTGCAGCGTTAATGGCGTATGTGTCCCGGATGATCAGTGCCTGGTAAATCCGGATGGCATATCCGTAATCGAAGCCAGAAATGCCGATTGTAGCAATGGCGTTCATACCTGTTGCCCAGCTGATAAAGTTAAGTCTAGCTCCGAATCCGATGCCTGTAGTACCGTTGGaggaaaatgtgttccacagagTCAATGTTCAACTCTACTTACAATAAACGTACGAACCTCTCAATGCGAAAACCCGGCATACGTTTGTTGTACTGAAGAAGGAATTAATAGCACATCTGCTGCATCTAGCGGAaag CCATGCTTCAATGGAAATGGCAAATGCACAGCTAGAAATACCTGTCGAAGTACAACTTACCGCGATCGTAAAGGAGAATGCAATGGACTTGTTTGCTGCGCCACCATCACTACCCCAGGGCAACAACCCACGAAACCATCTCGCACTACTACAGAAAGTACATTTTCGATAACTGACAGCATTGAACCTGCAACCGATAGAATAACCTGCAACGACATTGGAGGACTTTGCTTGCCTGCTCAAGAGTGTGTAATGAGTGCAAGTGAGATATATGAAGAATGCGAAACTGAATACAGAGTTTGTTGTGTGCGACAAGGCAGTACAACTGAAAAGACAGCACTCGATCCTAATAAACCTAAACCAATGAATCACGATTATATCCCACGAGGATGCGGTTATCGCAATGAGAACGGAGTAGGTTTCAACACTATAGGTGGTACGGAAGGAGAGGCTCAATATGGTGAATTTCCGTGGATGGTTGCGGTAATGACGGGGACCGGACCAAGCCTTAAATTTGTCTGCGGGGGAGCTCTGATCGATCCTGAAGTTATTCTTACAACTGCAGATTGCGTgaaatcatttcgccgaaaaccggaAACCTTGGTCGTACGTGCTGGTGAGTGGGACATGGGCTCATTGAAAGAACCTATTCCATATGAAGAACGCATTGTTAGACTCGTGAGAGTTCATCCTGCATTCAAATCGACATCGCTGGTGAATAATGTCGCTCTTCTATTTCTGAACGATAAGTTCGATCTTGGTGATACGATTGAGCCAGTTTGCTTACCACCGAAAGATTTCGTCATATCCAATGGGTATGTAGTAGCTACAGGGTGGGGAACCACACCAACAAATCGTGACAAATACCAGCAAATTTTAAAAAGTCTAGAGCTGCCCTACAATCAACGATCGGATTGCGAACGTGTGCTGCGAAAGATGACGAGGAATTCGAGGTTCACGCTGGATGAAAGTTTTTTGTGCGCGGGTGGTGATTCAGAAATAGATACATGCAGAGGAGATGCAGGATCGCCAATTGTTTTCGCTATCCCCGATGATCTGCAGTATCGCGTGTATGCCGTTGGTATGGTGTCTTGGGGCGTCGGGTGTGGGCGCCCAGGAGTACCGGCAGCCTACACGAATGTGGCTAAGTTTAGGGATTGGATTGATGAACAGATGACACAGGAAGATCTTACGGTGTATTATTACATGTACTATAAAGAAACGAATGAGGGTAATGATGGAGAGCTAGGTTTGTAG